One genomic region from Xylocopa sonorina isolate GNS202 chromosome 8, iyXylSono1_principal, whole genome shotgun sequence encodes:
- the Ppv gene encoding protein phosphatase V translates to MSDIDKWMELAKECKYLPENDLKKLCDIVCDILLEESNIQPVSTPVTVCGDIHGQFYDLEELFRRGGAVPKTNYIFMGDFVDRGYYSVETFTRLLTLKAKWSDRITLLRGNHESRQITHVYGFYDECQSKYGNANAWKYCCRVFDLLAVAALIDDRVLCVHGGLSPAIRTLDQIRTIERDQEIPHKGAFCDLVWSDPEDVESWTISPRGAGFLFGSKVTYEFMKINDLELICRAHQLVHEGYRYMFNDKLVTVWSAPNYCYRCGNVASILKIITPSQRIPVLFQAVPDSERVIPPLTITPYFL, encoded by the exons ATGTCAGACATCGATAAATGGATGGAACTtgcgaaagaatgcaaatatcTTCCTGAAAATGATCTTAAG aAACTTTGTGACATTGTATGCGACATATTATTGGAAGAATCTAATATTCAACCAGTGTCTACTCCGGTAACAGTATGCGGAGATATTCACGGCCAG TTTTACGATCTAGAGGAATTATTTCGTCGTGGAGGCGCTGTGCCTAAGACAAATTATATATTCATGGGAGATTTTGTAGATAGAGGGTATTATAGCGTAGAAACATTTACCCGCCTACTCACACTCAAAGCTAAATGGTCTGATAGAATAACATTACTTCGAGGAAATCATGAATCCAGACAAATCACTCATGTTTATGGTTTTTATG ATGAATGTCAAAGTAAATATGGCAATGCTAATGCATGGAAGTATTGCTGTAGGGTATTCGACTTACTTGCAGTTGCTGCC TTAATCGATGATCGGGTACTCTGTGTACATGGTGGATTGTCTCCAGCCATTAGAACATTAGATCAAATTAGGACGATCGAGAGAGATCAAGAGATCCCACATAAAG GTGCTTTTTGTGATTTGGTTTGGTCTGATCCAGAAGACGTAGAATCATGGACTATTAGTCCACGTGGAGCAGGTTTTTTATTTGGAAGCAAAGTAACATATGAATTTATGAAAATCAACGACCTTGAACTTATTTGTAGAGCTCATCAATTGGTTCATGAAG GTTATAGATATATGTTTAACGATAAACTCGTGACAGTATGGTCAGCTCCAAATTATTGTTATCGTTGTGGTAACGTAGCTAGTATTTTAAAGATCATAACTCCCAGTCAAAGAATCCCAGTGCTATTTCAGGCAGTGCCTGATTCTGAAAGAGTAATTCCACCTTTAACCATTACACCGTACTTTTTGTGA